GCTGTTCAGCGGCGGGTGTACTGAAGCCCGAGATGGTGGAACATATGGCCGCTAGGCCCCTGATTCTTGCACTGGCTAACCCCGAGCCAGAAATTCGCCCTGAGCTCGCTAAACAAGTGCGTCCAGATGTGGTGATTGCAACGGGTCGCTCTGACTATCCGAATCAAGTCAACAATGTATTGTGTTTCCCCTTTATCTTCCGTGGCGCCCTTGATGTAGGGGCAACTTCTATTACGGAGCAGATGAAACTGGCCTGTGTCAAGGCGATCGCTGAATTGGCGCAAGAATGCGATCAAGGCGATGAAGTGGCGAAAGCATATGAAGGTCATTCACTTGAATTTGGGCCCGAGTATTTGATCCCCAAGCCATTTGACCCACGGTTAATCATCAAAATTGCCCCGGCAGTAGCGCAGGCGGCGATGGATTCAGGCGTCGCAACGCGGCCGATTGAGGATATGGATGCATATCGCGATCAGCTCGCCGTGACAGTCTACCGCACGGGGATGGTGATGCGCCCAGTTTTCGCCGCGGCAAAAGCCGCGCCGGCGCGGATGGTGTTTGCCGAAGGCGAGGATGAACGGGTTTTGCGCGCAGCTCAATTTGCGCTGCTCGAAAAGATTGCGCAACCTATCTTAGTCGGTCGTCCCGCTGTGATCGAAATGCGCTTAAAAAAGATCGGCTCAAAGTTAAAACTTGGGCAAGATTTAATCATTGTTAATCCAGAAGATGATCCGCGTTATCACCAGAGCTGGCAAGAGTACCATCGACTCAGTGCGCGCGATGGCGTCACGCCTGAGGTGGCGAAGGCTGCGATGCGCAAATCAAACACCCTAATTGGCGCTATTTTGGTTCATTTAGGTGAGGCTGAAGGCATGATTTGCGGCCTCACTGACACTTACCATAGCCATCTTAAATTTATTCACCAAGTGCTGGGTTGTGCGCCGCAGGCAAGTCATTTTGCCGCGATGAATTTACTGATGTTGCCAAAACGCAATTTATTTATATGCGATACCTACGTCAATCCAGAGCCAAGTTCGGAGCAACTTGCTGAGATGGCGATTCTTGCCGCGCGTGAAATCGAGCGCTTTGGCATCACGCCAAAGATTGCTTTACTATCCAGCTCAAATTTTGGCAGCCTGCCCAGTGCGTCCTCGCAACGGATGGCTAAAGCCCGTGCGTTGATTGCTGAGCGCGCGCCTAAACTCGAGGTGGAGGGTGAGATGCATGGCGATGCTGCATTGTCTGAGGCGATACGCAAAGCCGCATTTCCTGCCTCAACCTTAACTGGCGAAGCTAATTTGCTGATTATGCCAAGCCTTGAAGCAGCGAATATTGCCTACAATTTATTAAAAATAACCAGCGGCGAAGGGCTAACTATCGGTCCGTTTCTGCTTGGCGCGTCAAAACCTGTGCATATTTTGACCCCCGCCTCCACGGTGCGGCGGATCATTAATATGACGGCGATTGCCGCGGCAAATGTTAATCTCGCTAAATAAAATAAATTTAGTGGAAAAGGGGTTGACAGGTTGTGTGGAGGATTGCATAATCTCGTTCCTCTGCTGCTGCGGCAGTGAGGCACGAACCGGAAGGGAAGTTACCGAAAGGGGGATGTAAACGATCTTTAAAAATGAACAGTCGATAAGAGTGGGCACTTGATGAAAGCGGCCCTACTTGGATGAAAATCTGGGTAGGGCAAACGAAGAAATCAAGTCTCACTCAGAATTAGATAGGAAGTAAAGAAATTTGCGACCTGTCACACCTTTGAGCGAGCAAACAGGAATTAAACAGAAGAGTTTGATCCTGGCTCAGATTGAACGCTGGCGGCATGCTTTACACATGCAAGTCGAACGGCAGCGCGGGTTTCGGCCTGGCGGCGAGTGGCGAACGGGTGAGTAATACATCGGAACGTGTCCTGTAGAGGGGGATAGCCCGGCGAAAGCCGGATTAATACCGCATACGATCTACGGATGAAAGCGGGGGACCTTCGGGCCTCGCGCTATAGGGGCGGCCGATGTCGGATTAGCTAGTTGGTGGGGTAAAGGCCTACCAAGGCGACGATCCGTAGCTGGTCTGAGAGGACGACCAGCCACACTGGGACTGAGACACGGCCCAGACTCCTACGGGAGGCAGCAGTGGGGAATTTTGGACAATGGGGGCAACCCTGATCCAGCAATGCCGCGTGTGTGAAGAAGGCCTTCGGGTTGTAAAGCACTTTTGTTCGGGAAGAAAGCGTTAGGGTAAATAATCTTAATGTATGACGGTACCGAAAGAATAAGCACCGGCTAACTACGTGCCAGCAGCCGCGGTAATACGTAGGGTGCAAGCGTTAATCGGAATTATTGGGCGTAAAGGGTGCGTAGGCGGTTTGTTAAGACGGATGTGAAATCCCTGGGCTCAACCTGGGAACTGCATACGTGACTGGCAGACTAGAGTATGGCAGAGGGAGGTGGAATTCCACGTGTAGCAGTGAAATGCGTAGATATGTGGAGGAACACCGATGGCGAAGGCAGCCTCCTGGGCCAATACTGACGCTGAGGCACGAAAGCGTGGGGAGCAAACAGGATTAGATACCCTGGTAGTCCACGCCCTAAACGATGTCAACTGGTTGTTGGGGATAGCTATCCTTAGTAACGAAGCTAACGCGTGAAGTTGACCGCCTGGGGAGTACGATCGCAAGATTAAAACTCAAAGGAATTGACGGGGACCCGCACAAGCGGTGGATGATGTGGATTAATTCGATGCAACGCGAAAAACCTTACCTACCCTTGACATGTACATAATCTGGCTGAGAGGTCAGAGTGCTCGAAAGAGAGATGTAACACAGGTGCTGCATGGCTGTCGTCAGCTCGTGTCGTGAGATGTTGGGTTAAGTCCCGCAACGAGCGCAACCCTTATCCTTAGTTGCTACGCAAGGGCACTCTAAGGAGACTGCCGGTGACAAACCGGAGGAAGGTGGGGATGATGTCAAGTCCTCATGGCCCTTATGGGTAGGGCTTCACACGTCATACAATGGTCGGTACAGAGGGCTGCAAACCCGCGAGGGGGAGCCAATCTCAGAAAGCCGATCGTAGTCCGGATTGCAGTCTGCAACTCGACTGCATGAAGTTGGAATCGCTAGTAATCGCGGATCAGCATGCCGCGGTGAATACGTTCCCGGGTCTTGTACACACCG
The Mycoavidus cysteinexigens genome window above contains:
- a CDS encoding NADP-dependent malic enzyme translates to MDEQLKQSALSYHQFPRPGKISVTPTKPLSNSLDLALAYSPGVAAACEAIYQDPLAAQLYTSRGNLVGVITNGTAVLGLGNIGPLAAKPVMEGKGCLFKKFAGIDVFDIELAESDPDKLVDAIAMLEPTLGGINLEDIKAPECFYIEQKLRERMKIPVFHDDQHGTAIIASAAILNGLKVVGKNLSEVKLVCSGAGAAAIACLDLLVDLGLNKAHILVVDSKGVIHDGRSNLDPTKARYVAKTQARELADAMQGADVFLGCSAAGVLKPEMVEHMAARPLILALANPEPEIRPELAKQVRPDVVIATGRSDYPNQVNNVLCFPFIFRGALDVGATSITEQMKLACVKAIAELAQECDQGDEVAKAYEGHSLEFGPEYLIPKPFDPRLIIKIAPAVAQAAMDSGVATRPIEDMDAYRDQLAVTVYRTGMVMRPVFAAAKAAPARMVFAEGEDERVLRAAQFALLEKIAQPILVGRPAVIEMRLKKIGSKLKLGQDLIIVNPEDDPRYHQSWQEYHRLSARDGVTPEVAKAAMRKSNTLIGAILVHLGEAEGMICGLTDTYHSHLKFIHQVLGCAPQASHFAAMNLLMLPKRNLFICDTYVNPEPSSEQLAEMAILAAREIERFGITPKIALLSSSNFGSLPSASSQRMAKARALIAERAPKLEVEGEMHGDAALSEAIRKAAFPASTLTGEANLLIMPSLEAANIAYNLLKITSGEGLTIGPFLLGASKPVHILTPASTVRRIINMTAIAAANVNLAK